CCATCTACCATAATAAGACGGAGTATGTAGCGATTTAAAACTAAAATACTAAAAATCAAATATCGTGTCTTTTAGGAGAGTTTGTGAGTTGACTTTTAACACAGTATCTAATTAATAATATCTTTTCACTTCGAACCGATATAATTTCACTTTTTCACCGGGATAAATACTTGCTTTGCGTTTAGCAATATCTACCTGTTCCTCTACAGTATCTACGCCTTCTAAATCAGGCAGCAATAATCCCTTTTTGTAACCACTGCTAACCAATACTCCATATTTTTTAGGGTCAAGTTCCGACGAGATATCATGAATTTCCTCAGGAGAAGATAATACATCCACTGAAATCGTGATACTATCTAATTCAGAAGTGGTTACCGGAGAAAAACGAGGATCATCAACAGCAGCACTAATGGCATTTTTTATAATCTCTTGAGCTATACTTTTTTGAGTAGGTACAAAAGTACCTATACATCCTCTCAAATTCCCCCCTTTTTTAAGTGAAACAAACACTCCCGCCTTTTGTTTAATCATTTTTTCGGGGAGGTCCGGAGGAGGAGTAATTATTTTCCCCTCTTTGATATAATTTTCTATAGTCTCCTTCGCCAATCTAACATAAGCACTATTTTCTTTTGCTACCATACTCGAACACCGCCCTTTATAAATATTGATCGATTTACCAATTTTCCAATTAATTAATTCACCGATCCACCAATTTATCGATTGACCGATTAAGATAGAGATTAATTAACCGATTACCCGATTTACCAATTCACAGATTCGCCAATTGTTCCATTAATTAGTCAATTGGTGCATTGGGAAATTGGCTAATAGGTTATTTAATTAACATATCCTGGGTAACTGCTCTCCAGTTAACATATCAATTATTCTTTTTCCACCAACGGCTGTATTTAGATAAACTTTTCCCTCCGATTTTTTTAATACTCTGCCGATAATTCTTGATTCTTTTCCGTATTTATTCTCTTTCATCTTTTTTAGCATATCGGGAGCAATTTCCGAGGGAATAAAAGCAACCAATTTACCTTCATTGGCAAGGTACAAGGGATCATAACCTAATATTTCACAAGCTGCTCTTACCTCTTCCTGAATAGGGATATCACCTTCGTTTATCTCTATATCTACCCTTGAAGATAAAGCTATTTCGTTCAGAGTAGTAGATAATCCTCCTCGTGTGGGATCTCTTAGCACATGGATATCTTTACATATATCTAACATATTTGCTACCAAAGAAGAAAGAGGGGCAGTATCACTCCTTATCTCTGTTTCAAATTTTAAACCCTCTCTTTCCGATAACACCGCAATCCCATGACTGCCAATATAACCGTTTATTAAAACTACATCTCCGACTTTCGCATTACTTCCGGAAATATTTACTCCTTCTTTCACTATTCCTACGCCCGAAGTATTAATAAATATTTTATCGGCAGCCCCTCTATTCACTACTTTGGTGTCTCCAGTCACTATATCAACCTGGGCAATCTCTGAAGCATCCCTGATACTTAAAACAATCTTTTCTAATAAATTTAAAGAAAATCCCTCTTCAATAATAAATGAGCAGCTTAAATACTTGGGAATTGCTCCACACATAGCCAAATCATTAACTGTTCCGTAAACTGCCAGTTCTCCAATGTTTCCTCCCTTAAAAAACAAAGGGTCTACTGTGTAAGAATCGGTAGTATAGGCTAATTTTAATCCCTCAATATTTAATATCGCACCATCATCAAGTCTTTCCAGATAAGGGTTATTAAAATTAGATAAAAACAATTTTCTAATTAGATTAAAAGATAATTTCCCTCCACTACCATGACTTAGTAATATCTTCTTTTCTTCCATTATTTTTCCCTTTCATATTTAGTCGTTAACAAGAGAAGTATATAGTAATACACACCTACTTACTAAGAACTAATAACTGAAAACTGTAAACCGATAACCAGTTTATATCTTGTATTTTTTGCTAACGACTAATTTAATTGTATTTATAGTAGGCGGAACAAGTGCCTTCGGTAGAAACCATACATGCTCCTTGAGGGTTTTCGGGAGAACAGACTTTTCTGAAAAGAGGACATTCGGGAGGCGTCATTACTCCTCTTAATACTTCCCCACAACGACAGTCTCCGGATTCTTTAGTCTCTTCTATTTCTATTTTAAATTTTCTTGCATTAAATTTTTCATATTCATCTTTTATCTCCAATCCACTAAAAGAGATATGACCTATTCCTCTCCAATTAGAATCTACTACTTGAAATACCTGGTTAATTTTATCTAAGGCGATTTTATTCCCTCCGGGCTTGACT
This sequence is a window from Candidatus Atribacteria bacterium. Protein-coding genes within it:
- the amrA gene encoding AmmeMemoRadiSam system protein A, whose protein sequence is MVAKENSAYVRLAKETIENYIKEGKIITPPPDLPEKMIKQKAGVFVSLKKGGNLRGCIGTFVPTQKSIAQEIIKNAISAAVDDPRFSPVTTSELDSITISVDVLSSPEEIHDISSELDPKKYGVLVSSGYKKGLLLPDLEGVDTVEEQVDIAKRKASIYPGEKVKLYRFEVKRYY
- the hypE gene encoding hydrogenase expression/formation protein HypE, which gives rise to MEEKKILLSHGSGGKLSFNLIRKLFLSNFNNPYLERLDDGAILNIEGLKLAYTTDSYTVDPLFFKGGNIGELAVYGTVNDLAMCGAIPKYLSCSFIIEEGFSLNLLEKIVLSIRDASEIAQVDIVTGDTKVVNRGAADKIFINTSGVGIVKEGVNISGSNAKVGDVVLINGYIGSHGIAVLSEREGLKFETEIRSDTAPLSSLVANMLDICKDIHVLRDPTRGGLSTTLNEIALSSRVDIEINEGDIPIQEEVRAACEILGYDPLYLANEGKLVAFIPSEIAPDMLKKMKENKYGKESRIIGRVLKKSEGKVYLNTAVGGKRIIDMLTGEQLPRIC